A single genomic interval of Aedes aegypti strain LVP_AGWG chromosome 1, AaegL5.0 Primary Assembly, whole genome shotgun sequence harbors:
- the LOC5580307 gene encoding uncharacterized protein LOC5580307 isoform X2 — protein MSRKLPVRTLGEIALAEVAGSIVGAIGSMLQTTYNFGVEPDFTFLIVEIKSYMETMGATSAIYEDLLRVILCSDSLEAVIRFCCLQTLLNEAVHTLMTEIFPYTYYERILQVIAAQGRGLRQLNMKGVWVKEEYMCFMYEIIKHLPQLTKLTIPHIANDNLLKHISDYCKNLRHLDISGDTDITDIGLEYLSYGESRFNLTVLDIGSLGEENVCHTDIAMLLMNLPNLVSLVSYSFVGRSLQYILDNKDPAFRCKLVYLHDTGTKAKAMDAIIDACPNLQDLYIDSPETNTLVKLSKVNLRRLKLYKFNCSELLTLLESIGNFTRHLTVIKGRGTMEIHRLIRCCPNLIDLDFYMMDSLSFSGDHGFLDLQGLEILSSPISQPGLRNLLSLSTTLKRLAIDSVTFTDEDFSTLMIEKDFYHLEDVWFTTAPNLSMASVEILMDRCPELQSLGQLSGWSLTPDDVTLLRGILKSCNSSLVLSPASIFP, from the exons ATGTCCAGAAAATTACCAGTCCGAACACTTGGAGAGATCGCGCTTGCAGAAGTGGCCGGTTCCATAGTAGGTGCCATTGGAAGCATGCTCCAGACTACGTACAACTTTGGTGTTGAACCGGATTTTACCTTTCTCATCGTGGAGATCAAGTCCTACATGGAAACGATGGGCGCCACCAGCGCTATATATGAAGACCTACTTCGGGTGATCCTCTGCTCGGACTCGTTGGAGGCAGTAATCCGCTTCTGCTGTCTACAGACCTTGCTCAACGAAGCGGTACACACTTTGATGACGGAGATCTTCCCGTACACCTACTACGAGCGAATTCTGCAAGTGATCGCAGCACAGGGCCGAGGACTGCGCCAACTCAACATGAAGGGAGTTTGGGTAAAGGAGGAGTACATGTGTTTCATGTACGAGATCATCAAGCATCTACCGCAGTTAACCAAGCTTACAATACCGCACATTGCGAATGACAATCTTCTGAAACACATCAGTGATTATTGTAAGAATCTAAGACATTTGGATATTAGTGGTGATACGGACATTACCGATATCGGATTAGAATACCTTAGCTATGGTGAGTCTCGATTTAATCTAACAGTCCTTGACATCGGATCGCTCGGGGAAGAAAATGTCTGTCATACAGACATCGCTATGCTACTCATGAACCTCCCCAACCTAGTCAGCCTAGTCAGCTACTCCTTCGTGGGACGAAGTCTTCAATACATCCTCGATAATAAAGATCCAGCCTTCCGCTGCAAACTAGTCTACCTACACGATACGGGGACCAAAGCAAAGGCAATGGATGCCATCATCGATGCTTGCCCTAATCTGCAGGACCTCTACATCGATTCACCTGAAACGAACACCCTCGTCAAACTCTCCAAAGTCAACCTTCGCCGACTGAAACTCTACAAATTCAACTGTTCGGAGCTGCTCACCCTTCTAGAATCCATTGGCAACTTCACGAGACATCTCACCGTTATCAAAGGTCGCGGCACAATGGAAATCCACCGACTCATTCGCTGCTGCCCGAATCTGATCGATCTAGATTTTTACATGATGGATTCATTGAGCTTTTCGGGCGATCACGGCTTCCTCGACCTCCAAGGCTTGGAAATCCTAAGCAGCCCAATCTCGCAACCTGGTCTACGCAACTTGCTAAGTCTTTCAACCACGCTGAAAAGACTAGCCATCGACAGTGTCACTTTTACCGACGAAGACTTCAGCACGTTGATGATCGAAAAGGACTTCTACCACCTGGAGGACGTCTGGTTCACAACCGCTCCAAACCTTTCGATGGCTAGCGTTGAG ATCCTCATGGATCGGTGCCCAGAGCTGCAGAGCCTTGGGCAGCTGAGCGGTTGGTCCCTCACCCCGGACGACGTAACACTTCTCCGTGGAATCCTCAAAAGCTGTAACTCCTCACTGGTACTGTCGCCAGCAAGTATTTTCCCCTAA
- the LOC5580307 gene encoding uncharacterized protein LOC5580307 isoform X3: MSRKLPVRTLGEIALAEVAGSIVGAIGSMLQTTYNFGVEPDFTFLIVEIKSYMETMGATSAIYEDLLRVILCSDSLEAVIRFCCLQTLLNEAVHTLMTEIFPYTYYERILQVIAAQGRGLRQLNMKGVWVKEEYMCFMYEIIKHLPQLTKLTIPHIANDNLLKHISDYCKNLRHLDISGDTDITDIGLEYLSYGESRFNLTVLDIGSLGEENVCHTDIAMLLMNLPNLVSLVSYSFVGRSLQYILDNKDPAFRCKLVYLHDTGTKAKAMDAIIDACPNLQDLYIDSPETNTLVKLSKVNLRRLKLYKFNCSELLTLLESIGNFTRHLTVIKGRGTMEIHRLIRCCPNLIDLDFYMMDSLSFSGDHGFLDLQGLEILSSPISQPGLRNLLSLSTTLKRLAIDSVTFTDEDFSTLMIEKDFYHLEDVWFTTAPNLSMASVEILMDRCPELQSLGQLSGWSLTPDDVTLLRGILKSCNSSLIVQSL, from the exons ATGTCCAGAAAATTACCAGTCCGAACACTTGGAGAGATCGCGCTTGCAGAAGTGGCCGGTTCCATAGTAGGTGCCATTGGAAGCATGCTCCAGACTACGTACAACTTTGGTGTTGAACCGGATTTTACCTTTCTCATCGTGGAGATCAAGTCCTACATGGAAACGATGGGCGCCACCAGCGCTATATATGAAGACCTACTTCGGGTGATCCTCTGCTCGGACTCGTTGGAGGCAGTAATCCGCTTCTGCTGTCTACAGACCTTGCTCAACGAAGCGGTACACACTTTGATGACGGAGATCTTCCCGTACACCTACTACGAGCGAATTCTGCAAGTGATCGCAGCACAGGGCCGAGGACTGCGCCAACTCAACATGAAGGGAGTTTGGGTAAAGGAGGAGTACATGTGTTTCATGTACGAGATCATCAAGCATCTACCGCAGTTAACCAAGCTTACAATACCGCACATTGCGAATGACAATCTTCTGAAACACATCAGTGATTATTGTAAGAATCTAAGACATTTGGATATTAGTGGTGATACGGACATTACCGATATCGGATTAGAATACCTTAGCTATGGTGAGTCTCGATTTAATCTAACAGTCCTTGACATCGGATCGCTCGGGGAAGAAAATGTCTGTCATACAGACATCGCTATGCTACTCATGAACCTCCCCAACCTAGTCAGCCTAGTCAGCTACTCCTTCGTGGGACGAAGTCTTCAATACATCCTCGATAATAAAGATCCAGCCTTCCGCTGCAAACTAGTCTACCTACACGATACGGGGACCAAAGCAAAGGCAATGGATGCCATCATCGATGCTTGCCCTAATCTGCAGGACCTCTACATCGATTCACCTGAAACGAACACCCTCGTCAAACTCTCCAAAGTCAACCTTCGCCGACTGAAACTCTACAAATTCAACTGTTCGGAGCTGCTCACCCTTCTAGAATCCATTGGCAACTTCACGAGACATCTCACCGTTATCAAAGGTCGCGGCACAATGGAAATCCACCGACTCATTCGCTGCTGCCCGAATCTGATCGATCTAGATTTTTACATGATGGATTCATTGAGCTTTTCGGGCGATCACGGCTTCCTCGACCTCCAAGGCTTGGAAATCCTAAGCAGCCCAATCTCGCAACCTGGTCTACGCAACTTGCTAAGTCTTTCAACCACGCTGAAAAGACTAGCCATCGACAGTGTCACTTTTACCGACGAAGACTTCAGCACGTTGATGATCGAAAAGGACTTCTACCACCTGGAGGACGTCTGGTTCACAACCGCTCCAAACCTTTCGATGGCTAGCGTTGAG ATCCTCATGGATCGGTGCCCAGAGCTGCAGAGCCTTGGGCAGCTGAGCGGTTGGTCCCTCACCCCGGACGACGTAACACTTCTCCGTGGAATCCTCAAAAGCTGTAACTCCTCACTG ATCGTGCAATCACTCTGA
- the LOC5580307 gene encoding uncharacterized protein LOC5580307 isoform X1, with protein MSRKLPVRTLGEIALAEVAGSIVGAIGSMLQTTYNFGVEPDFTFLIVEIKSYMETMGATSAIYEDLLRVILCSDSLEAVIRFCCLQTLLNEAVHTLMTEIFPYTYYERILQVIAAQGRGLRQLNMKGVWVKEEYMCFMYEIIKHLPQLTKLTIPHIANDNLLKHISDYCKNLRHLDISGDTDITDIGLEYLSYGESRFNLTVLDIGSLGEENVCHTDIAMLLMNLPNLVSLVSYSFVGRSLQYILDNKDPAFRCKLVYLHDTGTKAKAMDAIIDACPNLQDLYIDSPETNTLVKLSKVNLRRLKLYKFNCSELLTLLESIGNFTRHLTVIKGRGTMEIHRLIRCCPNLIDLDFYMMDSLSFSGDHGFLDLQGLEILSSPISQPGLRNLLSLSTTLKRLAIDSVTFTDEDFSTLMIEKDFYHLEDVWFTTAPNLSMASVEILMDRCPELQSLGQLSGWSLTPDDVTLLRGILKSCNSSLYMRTFRIPLRSLRRAFPLAV; from the exons ATGTCCAGAAAATTACCAGTCCGAACACTTGGAGAGATCGCGCTTGCAGAAGTGGCCGGTTCCATAGTAGGTGCCATTGGAAGCATGCTCCAGACTACGTACAACTTTGGTGTTGAACCGGATTTTACCTTTCTCATCGTGGAGATCAAGTCCTACATGGAAACGATGGGCGCCACCAGCGCTATATATGAAGACCTACTTCGGGTGATCCTCTGCTCGGACTCGTTGGAGGCAGTAATCCGCTTCTGCTGTCTACAGACCTTGCTCAACGAAGCGGTACACACTTTGATGACGGAGATCTTCCCGTACACCTACTACGAGCGAATTCTGCAAGTGATCGCAGCACAGGGCCGAGGACTGCGCCAACTCAACATGAAGGGAGTTTGGGTAAAGGAGGAGTACATGTGTTTCATGTACGAGATCATCAAGCATCTACCGCAGTTAACCAAGCTTACAATACCGCACATTGCGAATGACAATCTTCTGAAACACATCAGTGATTATTGTAAGAATCTAAGACATTTGGATATTAGTGGTGATACGGACATTACCGATATCGGATTAGAATACCTTAGCTATGGTGAGTCTCGATTTAATCTAACAGTCCTTGACATCGGATCGCTCGGGGAAGAAAATGTCTGTCATACAGACATCGCTATGCTACTCATGAACCTCCCCAACCTAGTCAGCCTAGTCAGCTACTCCTTCGTGGGACGAAGTCTTCAATACATCCTCGATAATAAAGATCCAGCCTTCCGCTGCAAACTAGTCTACCTACACGATACGGGGACCAAAGCAAAGGCAATGGATGCCATCATCGATGCTTGCCCTAATCTGCAGGACCTCTACATCGATTCACCTGAAACGAACACCCTCGTCAAACTCTCCAAAGTCAACCTTCGCCGACTGAAACTCTACAAATTCAACTGTTCGGAGCTGCTCACCCTTCTAGAATCCATTGGCAACTTCACGAGACATCTCACCGTTATCAAAGGTCGCGGCACAATGGAAATCCACCGACTCATTCGCTGCTGCCCGAATCTGATCGATCTAGATTTTTACATGATGGATTCATTGAGCTTTTCGGGCGATCACGGCTTCCTCGACCTCCAAGGCTTGGAAATCCTAAGCAGCCCAATCTCGCAACCTGGTCTACGCAACTTGCTAAGTCTTTCAACCACGCTGAAAAGACTAGCCATCGACAGTGTCACTTTTACCGACGAAGACTTCAGCACGTTGATGATCGAAAAGGACTTCTACCACCTGGAGGACGTCTGGTTCACAACCGCTCCAAACCTTTCGATGGCTAGCGTTGAG ATCCTCATGGATCGGTGCCCAGAGCTGCAGAGCCTTGGGCAGCTGAGCGGTTGGTCCCTCACCCCGGACGACGTAACACTTCTCCGTGGAATCCTCAAAAGCTGTAACTCCTCACTG TACATGCGAACATTTCGCATTCCCCTCCGATCATTACGCAGAGCATTCCCATTGGCtgtttga